AGTCGGCGTGCTCGTCGACCGGCGCGGGCAGCATGCCGGGCGCGTGGGCGCCGTCCACGACGGTGGTCACACCGCGCCCGCGCAGGGCGGCGAGCAGGTCGGGGGCGGCGAACAGGCGGGCGGTGGGCGAGGTGATCTGGTCGAGGACGGCGACCCGGGTGCGGTCGTCGACCGCGGCCAGCACGGCGTCCCGTACGGCGAATTCGTCCGGGGCGTCCAACGGCACCGGGACGGTGAGGAGTTCGGCGCCGGTCTCGGCGGCCCGCCGGGCGACGGCCCTGGTGACCGCGCCGTAGCCGTGGTCGGTGACCAGGATCCGGTCGCCGGGCCCGAGCGGGAGGGTGTCCAGGACGATCGCGACCGCCTCGGTGACGTTGGCGACCAGCGCGAGGCGCTCCGGGTCGGTACCCAGCTCGGCGGCGATCCGGACGCGGGCGGCGCCGACCCGGGCCGGCAGGTCGGCGAAGAAGCCGTCCGGATCCTGCTCGTGCTCGGTCCGCAGCCGCTCCTGCACCCGTTGGACCGGGACGGGCACCGCGCCGTACGAGCCGTGGTTGAGGTGCGCCGCGTCCGCGGACACGCTGAACAGCCCCTCCGTCCCGGGCAGCGGCGCCGGGGGCTCGACGGTCCGCAGGTCCTCGATCACGGCACTCTCCCTCGCGCTTGTATTGTGTGACATTTCACATGACGGACCCCTATCCCGGCAAGGCACCACCCGGACACCATCGGGCCGTGACCATCACCGACCCCTTCCTCTCCCTCAGCGCCCGTACCGGCCGGTTCACCTACGGTGCTCCGCGTGCGGCCGGTCTCAGCGAGGACGGCACCCGGCTGCTGCTGCTCCGATCGACCGGTCCGGAGGATCCGGTCGACCGCCTCCACCTGCTCGACACCGCCACCGACCACGAGCGCCTGATCGCCGACCCCGCTGTGCTCGTCCCCGGCCGCACCGGCCACCGCGACGACCTGCCCACCGTCGAGCGGCGGCTGCGCGAACGCACCCGGCTCGTCGCCGCCGGCATCGGCACGTACGCGGCCACCGCCGACCTCGCCGTCGCCGTCCTCACCCTCGACGGGCGGCTCTTCCGCGCGGACACCGCCACCGGCAGCTGCACCGAACTGCCCACCGCGGGGCCCGCGTTCGACCCCCGGCCGGACGCCACCGGCCGGCGCGTCGCCTACGTCTGCGACGACGCCCTGTACGTCACCCCCGACAAAGCGCCGCTCTCCCCCGCCGACGGCGCCCGCTGGGGCGTCGCCGAGTTCGCCGCCGCCGAGGAGCTCGGCCGCTCCCGTGGCCACTGGTGGCGCCCGGACGGCGGCGCGCTGCTCGCCGCCCGGGTGGACGAATCCGCCCTGCCCCGGCGGTACTTCGCCGACCCGGCCAGCCCCGGCGAACCCGCCGAGGACTTCGCCTACCCGCAGGCCGGCGGCCCCAACGCCGACGTCCAGCTCTGGGTCCTCGGCCTCGACCGCACCCGCGTCCGGCTGCGCTGGGACGACGCCGCGTTCCCGTACGTCTGCGCCGCCTCCTGGGCCGGGGACGACGAGATCCTGCTCACCGTCGCCGACCGGCTCCAGCAGAACGTGCTGCTGCTGAGCGCCTACCCGGCCACCGGCGAGACCCGCGAACTCTCCCGCACCACCGACGAGTTCTGGGTCGACGACCTGCCCGGCACCCCGGCCCGCCTCACCGACGGCCGTCTGCTCACCGCCCACGACACCCCCGAGGCCCGCGGCCTCGCCCTGGACGGCAAGCCGCTGGACACGACCGGCCTGCAGATCCGCCGGGTGGTCGGCCGGCTGCGCGGCCGGCTGCTCTGCGAGACCACCGAGGGCGACCCGGCCGACCAGCACGTCCACCTGGTCGACCCGGACGGCGGCGCACCCGTGCGGATCAGCGACGGCCCCGGCACGCACTCCGCGCTCGCCGCCGCCGACACCCTGCTGCTCACCTCCGCCGACGCCGACGGCACCCGCCGCCGCCTCGTCCTCGCCGACGGCCGTGAGCTGCCGCTCGCCGACCTGAGCGCCGCCCTGCCCTACCGGGTGGTGCCCCAGCTCGCCCGGGTCACCGAACTCGGCCTGCCCACCGCCGTGGTGTACCCGCGTGACCACGTCCCCGGCCGCCGGCTGCCCGTCCTGCTGGACGTCTACGGCGGGCCCGGCTTCCAGGCCGTGGCGAGCGAGCCGCGCCGCTGGCAGCTCCGCCAGTGGTGGGCCGACCAGGGCTTCGCCGTGGTCACCACGGACAACCGGGGCACCCCGTTCGTCTCCCCCGACTTCGCCCGGGCGATCTTCCGCCGCTTCTCCCGGGTCGCGGTGGACGACCAGGTCACCGCCCTGCACGCGCTCGCCGAGCGCCACCCCGACCTCGACCTGGGCCGGGTCGGCGTGCGCGGCTGGTCGTACGGAGGCTACTTCGCCGCGCTCGCCGTGCTGCGCCGCCCGGACGTCTTCCACGCCGGCAGTGCGGGCGCCCCGCCCACCGACTTCCGGCAGTACGACACCGCGTACACCGAGCGCTACCTCGGCCTGCCACAAGACAACCCGGAGGGCTACGCGGGCGACTGCCTGATCGACGACGCCCCCTCACTGACCCGTCCGCTGCTGCTGGTCCACGGGCTGGCCGACGACAACGTCCACCCCTCGCACACCCTCCTGCTCTCCCAGGCGCTCACCCGGACCGGCCGCCCGCACCGCGTCCTGCCGCTGCCGGGCGTCACCCACATGACCCCGGGCGGGGTGAACGAGCAGGTGGCCCAGGCCGAACTGGCCTTCCTCCGGGAGGCCTTGGGCTTGACCGACTGATCCACATCCACTGACTGACCGTCAACCAGGGGCGTCGCACCGGCGTGTGCGGCGCCCTTCCGCATGC
The nucleotide sequence above comes from Streptomyces kaniharaensis. Encoded proteins:
- a CDS encoding aminotransferase class V-fold PLP-dependent enzyme produces the protein MIEDLRTVEPPAPLPGTEGLFSVSADAAHLNHGSYGAVPVPVQRVQERLRTEHEQDPDGFFADLPARVGAARVRIAAELGTDPERLALVANVTEAVAIVLDTLPLGPGDRILVTDHGYGAVTRAVARRAAETGAELLTVPVPLDAPDEFAVRDAVLAAVDDRTRVAVLDQITSPTARLFAAPDLLAALRGRGVTTVVDGAHAPGMLPAPVDEHADFWFGNLHKWAFAPRATGVLSVRPEWTDRVRPLALSWEHDRGYPANVEWRGTCDYTPWLAAPAGFELLRGLGTEQVAAHNARLAAYGRRVLAGRAGLEPLPATPGVWMSTVRLPAGRGETEADVRAVMAQVWKRLATRIAVRPWTGGGVLRVSAQLYNRPREYERLADGLAELLKG
- a CDS encoding S9 family peptidase — its product is MTITDPFLSLSARTGRFTYGAPRAAGLSEDGTRLLLLRSTGPEDPVDRLHLLDTATDHERLIADPAVLVPGRTGHRDDLPTVERRLRERTRLVAAGIGTYAATADLAVAVLTLDGRLFRADTATGSCTELPTAGPAFDPRPDATGRRVAYVCDDALYVTPDKAPLSPADGARWGVAEFAAAEELGRSRGHWWRPDGGALLAARVDESALPRRYFADPASPGEPAEDFAYPQAGGPNADVQLWVLGLDRTRVRLRWDDAAFPYVCAASWAGDDEILLTVADRLQQNVLLLSAYPATGETRELSRTTDEFWVDDLPGTPARLTDGRLLTAHDTPEARGLALDGKPLDTTGLQIRRVVGRLRGRLLCETTEGDPADQHVHLVDPDGGAPVRISDGPGTHSALAAADTLLLTSADADGTRRRLVLADGRELPLADLSAALPYRVVPQLARVTELGLPTAVVYPRDHVPGRRLPVLLDVYGGPGFQAVASEPRRWQLRQWWADQGFAVVTTDNRGTPFVSPDFARAIFRRFSRVAVDDQVTALHALAERHPDLDLGRVGVRGWSYGGYFAALAVLRRPDVFHAGSAGAPPTDFRQYDTAYTERYLGLPQDNPEGYAGDCLIDDAPSLTRPLLLVHGLADDNVHPSHTLLLSQALTRTGRPHRVLPLPGVTHMTPGGVNEQVAQAELAFLREALGLTD